In the genome of Euleptes europaea isolate rEulEur1 chromosome 4, rEulEur1.hap1, whole genome shotgun sequence, the window AGATGCCATCTTTAAAGGGGTGGTCCCCATAGATATACGTCTtttcaaaattgaccatgaagTATCCCAGAATGCCAGGTCTATACACCTTGCCTAAAATACATAAACCTGGCAAGATTCCACCTGGCCGACCGATTGTTTCAGCGTCACAAATTTTATTGGAACCCGTGGCACAATTCTTGGATTTTCATTTGAGGCAATTTGCCATTGACACTGAATCTTACATCCAGGACACCAGGGACTTCGTTAAGTATATAGAAGAGATACAGGTACCTAATGATTGCATTTTAGCTACAGTGCATGTAGTATCCTTGTACACCAATGTTCCCTTAAGCCATACACGACGTGTCATTGATCAACTTTTGGAATCTCGAGTAGACCCaatcccccccaccaaatttTTGATGCAGTTGGTTGATATTGTGTTTAAACACAACTTTTTTAGATTCAATTCCCAACTTTACTTACAAATGGGAGGGGTGGCTATGGGCTCCGCTGTAGCACCAACTAATATCTTCATGGTcgattctggcaaccctacctggttgtcttatttttctccctttcatgcatccctagggttgccaacctgcaggtactagctggggatctgctattacaactgatctccagcgcacagagatcagttcacttggagaaaatggccgctttggcaattggactctatggcattgaagtccctcccctccccaaaccccaccctcctcttgctctgccccaaaaacctcctgctagtggcaaagagggacctggccaccctatgcaTCCCAAAGCCCTGTGTGATACCCTGGTAACAGGGCTCACCCCTGTAGAGAGGGAGCAGGGTGCCGGCCTCACACCCCTCCTCCAGGCAGTCGTCATCCCTGTTCACAGACTGTCCACACACTTGGTCCCCGCGATGGGAAAACAGGCATTCAGGATCCCGGCgctgtgtgcgtgcgtgtgtgtgaagtgctgtcaagtcgcagccgacttatggcgaccccttttttggggttttcatggcaagagactaacagaggtggtttgccagtgcctgcctctgcacagcaaccctggccttccttggtggtcccccatccaaacactaaccagggctgaccctgcttagcttccgagatcaggcgagcctgggccatccaggccagggccccGGCACCGTAGCCCACCACCGCAATGCCCGCCAAAGCTTTGCACGTGGAAACCCAGGTACCCGTTCGTGTACTTTCGCGACCCTGTgcgccctccccgccccccgcccttcTGCTTGCAGCGGACTTTGCAGCTCGAAGGGCGGCCGCAAACGTGGGGAGAGGACGGCCAAGAGGCCAGCTGCAAGAgaggcggcggggggtggggggtcgagGGAGGCTCCCGCGCGAAAGAATGCCCAAGGAGCCCgcggtgtgtgggggtggggggtgcggtgggggggaggcttgcaGGAGAGGCTCGGCCGGCGCGTGCGGACGGGACCCGTtgcgaggaggggaggggaggggaggagcccgGCGCCGCGGAGGGAGGGGGCTCGGGGGGTTTGCAGCGCTTCCCCGGGACGAGCGGCGCGGGAGCCCCGGCCGGGCTGCCCTTCGAGGGGCCCGACCCACGCCCCGCGCCCCGCGCCCCGCCCACCCCCGGTGCGCGCCGGACCTCGACGGCGGCCGGGCCCGAAGCCGGAGTGTCGGCGGAGAGGCGGCGGGAGCGGCGGGGCAGTCCGGAGCCGGGTCTTGTTCGGCGGGCCAAGAGGAGGAGGGTAAGCCGAAGCCCGGCCGCCTCTGCGACGGGGCGGCCTCCCCTCGCTCTCCTGCAGCGCCCGGGAGGGCTGCGGGCCCGCTGCGTCCCGGGGTCTGCGCGAGGTTGGGGGGCGCGAGAAGGCACCAGCCACCTGAATGAAGTTGCCCCAACTTTCCCACCGCTCGTGGCCGTCTCTGCCCGGGAGGGGTTGCCGCTCCGTGGCTGCCCCTTTGCCCCCCGTCTGAACGCTCAGCACTCCGCCCGGGGGCTGATGGTCGAGCTGGGGGGGTCCGGCTGGGGCAAAGGGGCCGCCGCACGGCGGCAACCCCAAGGCGGCAACCCCTCCCGGGCAGAAACGGCCTTTGACAAAGcgattggagatttgggggggggggaggatgcttGTAACACGATCAAGCTGGAAaggcgcggggtgtgtgtgtgtgtgtgtgcgtggggggggtcGTCACTCCCCCTTtcagctgcttgggaaggtgttCTGTTCGTGGCTgagcctcccccgcccccgatTTGGATGGGAATCTGGGGGAAGAAACGCCACCGAAATCAGGCAGGCTtgtctttattttatttccaaATGCAAGATGGGGCTCCAAAGTTGAAATTCTTGTTGGAAAGTGGGAATGGACCCTGTTTGTTGGGAAGCAGTTATTTGACCGGGGAGGGGGAGCGTTGTCTGGAACCATGGCTGCTCTTGCGCTGCGGTGGGACCAAAAGCAAAAGTTTGGCAAAACGAAAAtccccatctgtgtgtgtgtgacaataGTTGGCATTCCTGTGGCACCCTGCTACTCCTTAGTGCTGTGTGGATTCGCTTGGATCATTGCCCTGGGGTGCGGGGCACCCTGACCACGGCATTGCCCGGCCAGCCTCCCTAGATGGGGCTGCCCTATTTCCCAGTAGGGTTTCTGAGACATGACTGTAATGTgggaatatctgtcgtggagatattcctgtatttagcagagtgcattaagcttagcagcagcagaagctacacgtgcaaAAGAAAGGGAGCATCAGTCGTATAGTTTTTCCAACATGTAAAAGCAGTGATTGCCTGATAGGCAACAAACCCTTTATAATGCCCCAGCGCCTCTTCGTATTCGATTGTCTGTGCATTGTTCACGGCAAACGTTTATCAGTTGAACAAGCATATTAGTTTTACAGTTTGGAAGCCTTTGCCTGTTTATAACAAACACCTTCCATCAGCAACAAGACACTTCCTAAAGTTGCTCCTGACCCACACCTCTGTGCCCACAGTCATAGGATGAAGGAAGCCTTGAAaaacaccccacccacccacccaccccgatcTGGGAAcagtcagtgccggatttacgtataagctaaacaaactatagcttagggccccactctcttggggacccccaaaaaatttaaaggaaataataattatttcactattaatatacttcttaattgtatttcagctcaacaattactttgataaaatacatattttgttatgtgcaaatggctttagatacctattaggtccataaattaccatatagcatacattcaacacaaaaaacagcgacaatttgttgttgacaaaggacatataaagggccccattaccttcaatagcttagggcctcatcaaacctaaatccggccctgggaaCAGTCTTGGGTGGGCAGACCTGGGTGGGTCAGGGGAGGGGAGATTTGAGCACTGCCACCGTTGATCTTTTAAAATCAGAAATACTCCTATCCCAATGACAAAAGTTCGTTTTTTACATAAAAGGCATTCCTGTCATGAATTTTACATCTTTCAAAAGGAATTCTCAGATGAAATAAATTAGTGCTCGGAGTGGCAAGGGGAACCTGCTGGGTCCACCCTGCCTATGGCCCTCATCGTGATGGAGCAGTTGCTAGCCTTTAGAAGAACCAAGCGCCCAGGGATTATTAGCATGCCATGAGCAAGCCCTaggcgggggaggaggggagaaacagcCCTGAAAAAGGGCCCCTAACCCCTCCCCAAGGGAGGGGAGGATTGCCCAGCCAGCCTGAAACAGGAGATGTTTGTTAAGGCAGCTGGGAAGGCTGAGGCTGGCCAAACCCATCCCTCACCAGAGGAGGCTAGGGGAGGTGGCCCCATCCCATCCCTCACAGTGGAGAGGCTGGGTTGGGCAACCCCATCACTCACAGGGGCAGGTGGGCCTGTCCCTCACCACAGCACCTGCCTCTCgttggggctggggtggccctGGAGGATAGTGGACCCTGGGTGTGCCATAGCagagtgtgccccccccccagtcaaaaCCCACTAGGGCTCTTCCCAGAAaccttaatggccaatccaccctgGCATGTTGCCATCAGTTGTCCTTATAATAGTGGATAGCGATGTGCCTTTTAGGTCGCTTCAGGGCACTATGCCAAGGGAACCAATTTTAGCTCTCTGAAAGTGCAGTCTATGGAAATGCGGCATGCCTATTGTGGGACTGTGATAACCTAAGAGGTGTCTTTTGAAATAACTAATATCAGTGTCCCTATCTTATCTTAGCTATAGGCCAGTGATGGGAAGTAGATTAAAGGACCTGAGACCCCATTTTTCACCTCTGCATACCGACCAATATACCACACCACACCCCACTTCTGTTGTACTACAAACAACATTGGAGCTTCTCTGTGTTTTCAGACTATCAAAAGGCAGTTGCATTTTACATTTCTACACATATGGCCACATGGTAATGTTTTTTCTTTCCATATAAAATGATGAGGAAACAGCCACCGTGCTCTAGGTGTGAGAAGAATATTTAATAGGCTTAATGAAAGGTATACCTCCCCCATTGTCCCATGCAAGGAGCTCCCAGCTAATTTCCTGTTGAAGAGAGAGCCTGgttttattcatttatctatTGTAGTTAAAATCTTTtgatgcctgcctttttgccgCCATAGTTAGGACTCAAGGCAGAGAACGTCATCAAAATGAAACAGTTGAATAATTGAAACAGTAAGACGGGCAAACAATGTCACTGAACAAAAAAGGCTGAGCCAGACCACGATCACCCTGCCAATAACACAGAAAAACAACTGGCATGCCTGTGGTCCAAAGGTCATTCTTAACCCACCCAAAGCTCTCCTAAACAATTTAAGTTTGCTACTTCTCTGGAAGTTCAGCAAGGTGAGAGCCTTTCTCATTTCCTCTGGGAGGCTGTTCcaaagaagggggaaagtgaCTGGAAAAGCCCAAGTCTCAGTGACAGCTGATTATACTTTGgttggaggtggtggtggaaagaagaCATTGATGGGATGAGTGGAGGTCCCAGGGATTTAGAGGCTTTAAAGTTAAAtcctagcaccttgaattggacctggaaatCTCAAAATGGGAGAAATGTATTCACACCACCCTGTTCCAAATAGCAAATGGTAGCATTTTGCAACAGTTGAAGTCTCCCACTCATCTTCCAGGGCACAAGGCAAATTACAGAATTTAACACACTGCAATAAGTGTGTTACTGGAAAGCCCCAACctaatctcggaagctaagcagggtcagccctggctagtatttgggagacctccatggaataccagggtcacgatgTGGAGACAGGTAAGGGCaagccacttctgaacatctcttgctttgaaaaccctatggagttgccataagtccgccacaacttgatggcaaaatgaaGTACAGTATAATACATACATTAAACAATACAGTAAAACTGAATTACAAAACTGGAGAATTCAGCAGAACTGCATAATACAACAAGCAATACAATAGTTGGATCGTGGAATGAgggaacaatgcaataaaacagtataatatatataatgaaaACTGCCTAAAAATTTTCAgacattccctttataaaaaggtTCTCCTGAACAATTTCATTTTACACATTTTATGCAGAATTTCACAAGGGTGTGCACGGAGAATTGGTGTTTTTCCGGCTGCCCCTTCACAGAGACAGCCACAGACAGGGTTGAGCAAAGTCAAGGTGTTATAGCCTTGAGACAGAGATGTGATTGGTCCTAGGTGATGAAATGCAGTTCTGGTCTAATCAGATACCTAAAATTGGCCTTTATCAGGTTGGAAGGGGGCCGTTCCACTGCCGCAGTCACCTGTTTAGTTCTCCAATTCTTGAAAGGAGAGAAGTGTACTCCAGTGTCCCTTCTCTTACACTAAGGTTGCtagctccaagttaggaaatacctggagattcggggggtggagcctgaggaggggagggtttggggtgggacctcagcagggtacaatgctatagaatccaccttccaaatccgccatattctccaggggatctgatctatgtagactggaggtcagttgtgatagcaggagatctctagccaccatctggagttggcaaccctaacttacacTGAGGGGTCATTTCCAGAATGTTGATTTTACAGATAAGTATCTTGAGATCAGAGCCTTAAGTTGTGTGCAGATGTTACATTATACTCAAATCTGTCGCTGCCAAATCACATTCTTATTAAAAATGGAAACCACCCTAGTCAACATCATATCATTGTGGTCCTTCTGTGATACTCCTTTTGGACTcagttcactttttaaaatttctctcTTAACAGATGGAGGACTAAAATAGCAATTTGAGATGGACAAATGATTCTAGCTTATAGCTAAAGGCTCACTTCCACTTTGAGGGGCTTTATGGAAGGTCTGGTTGTACAGTTTATGTACCTTCTTAATTAAACCACTGAACCCTTCATGATTCCGAGGCTGAAATCTAGACTACGTTTACAGCCACAACAGTGGCTTGCAGAACAGAATTGGCTTCTATGGAGCATGGTTTTGTAATTTTTCTAAGAAGCCTGTGTATAAATCCTACAGATTTTATCAATTCACCTACCCTTCAAGTTATCTAATTGAGAGACTTTATGGAAAGTCTGGTTGTACAGTTTATGGACCCTcttaatctgacaaaatagttggtagattgcacagagaagccattgaaattcataaacatcagcacaactttaacagaaaagaggagagtttaagaatgaataaggcttggcttcctgccctgaaaaacctccagacaaagacaacattcaacaatagccatacagattagttttggattacacacattaacagatcacttcaggatacaatggttccatattaacatacgataccctcattagcacattatcttgatacttacaggacaatacttttgcaggacaatactcagctcaaacccaacccctttctgactatatattactcttcctacacccttgacactgagagacactgtccttcagtgttactactctgaagatgcctgccacagttgctggcgaaacgtcaggaaagaaaattccaagaccacggttacacagcccggataacctacaagaaccaatgaactctgaccgtgaaagccttcgacaatatctatgtatttatttatttgatttttttatgcCACTCTTTCCTatcaggtcaggctcagagcagctcacacacAAATGTAGTACAATTTAAACCAACCgcaatttacaattaaaactatAACATAGCTAAAAAATCCAAGGTGTCCTTAAACCGTAAACAACCACGGTATAGTAACAACAGGAAGCATACAAAGGGAGTAAACAAAGATAAAACACATTCTAACCGAAAACAAATACATAAGATAAATCCAACAATAATAGAGGGacaggagggaagggaggccagcaagatggaaaccatcgctaccctcaaccatatgcctggtggaatttctcaatcttacaggccctgaggcattgcttcaggtcccacagggcccaaatCTCATTTGGCAGAGCATCCCACCAGGCCAGGACTAGAGCCAAAAAGACCCTGGCCCTtgtttgaggacagccagatgctttTCAGATGTTTCTCATCTCTACATAAACATACTTTTCTCTAAATAAAAAATTGATATTTGTGGGTTCTACTTATGGCCAGGCAACATTCTATTATTAGgtcttttgtttctttgttgctTGGTGGAGTTTTGTAGGATCAGGTGTTGCTAGTTGCTTCTTGTGTTAAACTGGAAAAGGACCGACTTGTAAATGAGACTGCTAATTAGTATGGCTCTGGTGAATGTTTATTCTGCTATGAGACTCTCTGAAGAAGAATTGTTCGGTTAGTTAACTAATTAATTGAATAAGTTAAGCAATACTAATAATTTTCCGATCTATTACATTTTGTATCAATGTTCCTCAAGGAGCTCCCCATGGCAAGCATaatgctgagtcagaccttttGGTCGATCTAGCCCAGTATATTTTAGTCTGATTAGTGGTGTGCCTCCAAGGTGAAGCATTTTCTCAGTACTGCTTCctgggatatttttttaaaattggtgaTGGCAGGCACTGAGTCTGGACTGTTAACATGCAATGCTTCTTCTGTACCAGTGCACCGTAGACTCTCTTCCATACCTAgctttatccttgcaacaatcctATGGGGGACATTAAACAGAGAGATAGTGCTTGGCCCAAGTCACTGTGGTGGAGTAGAGACAGAAACGCTTCCTAGTCCAAGGGCAAAACAGACACAACAGTGGGAGATCTGTGATGAGAACTTTTGAAAGGGTTGAATACCTGCTGGTTCAGAGGAGGGCCATGAGGCAAGGGTATTTAACCCTTCCATCCTCAAATGCTTTCACTTGTTTAAATTCCTACACCAATATACTGTTGTTagccacagagagaaaaagagcaTGAAAGATCGCAATTGTATTATTGTTCAGGTGGGGGCTAGTTGAACCCTCTTCCCCTGCCTTGCAGCAGCTATTAGTCTTTCAAAGTACTGGAAACACCTCTTCACCTATCTCCTAATTGGTTTGTCACTAACAGAGCAAtcttaaacccattgacttcaatggatttagcagggtgtaactctacataagactgcactgttagttaAATATTCTATTCAGTACACAACACAGTCTCTCATTTGGGCATTCAGCCTTGGTCTCTTGTATCAGATTACTTTCCAGAAaatcacaaaaacaacaacaacaacaaatggcaacaaaaaaataacaaaaaaaaaaccccagaatttTTGTTGGCATATGCAATTGTTTTTCCATAGATATAGTTTTAATTAGGATTGCTGTCATTCAGTATTTCTGGGAACTGCCGACTGATGGATGATGATGCTTGTTTGTTCTGCTGTCATATATAACCCAGAGGATTGCAGTTATATAATTTTTCATTTGACTTTGCTTAGATGTGTTGGGTAAATAGGAATGTGTtcgtttttatgattttattaaaCTCTTTATTACTTTTGATGCTGCTAGTTGATTTCTGTGATCAATCCACGCCCAGTTTGGACTGGATTACCCAgaagaaaccggggggggggggtgaggttaATCCCCACCATTCCCCAAGTGTGATTGTGCGCCTGTTAATTCCTGAAGCAGCTACAGTGATAGAGCCAAATGGGCAGTGCAGTCACAGATTTAATGGCAGGGCAGTAAAAGAGTGCTAAAGCACTAGCCCTTAGCAGGAGATGCTCTTTGAAGGTTAGTAAGTGGCAGCAACCCAGAGAGAACAAAAATGGGGAGCAGAGATAGAGCCAGGCTGGATGGGGATCATGGAAGGCTGAGTAGCTCTCCCACGTGCACAAAAATGAAATTTGTTGTGAGTCCCAGTGAGCCATGTATGCCAATGTAGTTTGATTTATTGGTTAAAGGCTACTGGCAAGTCAACTGAAAATCTGTTAGCTGATTGGCAGCTTTCATCTAAATATGTCAAGTTGCAGAGGAATCTGAATACAGATTGTTTTAAGCTATTTTCACATTCCTCTTGAGACTGCATCCATCAGGAGCTAAAATAGTCTGGAGAGCTTGTTACTCAAGCTCTCAGGATTTTCCCACTCTCTGGAGATCCCAAGTTCTCAAGGTGTTCCACCTCTTCCATATAGACATGTTCATTTTTAGAGCAGTCCAACACGCCTTGTAATTCTTTTCCTTGCCCAAGGGAGGGAAGTCATCTGAAACTCAACATTGGCTGattctgttgttccagaaggaACAAGGAGGCATAAGGACAAGGTAGTCAGTGTTTACAATGATTGGTTCATTTTTTAATGTCCAGATAAAATCACTGGTGCATTTGGCTGTTGAGAATCATCTTTTGACAATACTAAGTTTTCAAAAAGCGTAGGTTGTGTTCAATCTCTGACTCCCGTAACTGTCCTGTATATAAGGTTCTCAAATCAGAAAGTGAAGAGAGTCAGCATTCGTATTCGCATCATAGGTATGATAATCAGCCAGTCTCCATGTCAGAAATACTAACTGCTTGATGGCTGATGACATGCCAAAAATGGTCACCTGGTAAAGTTCTAATCTCAGCAGCTGGACTGCCTTTCAGGGTTAGGACTGAGAGGCACCATTCTATGATGGCTTTGGTCCTACCTGGAAGGCAAGTTTCAGAAGatgtgctgggggactgctgtttAGCCCTTTGGCTTCTAgcctgtggggtcccacaaggttatATCTCTTCCCCCACCATGCTTTTAAACATTTACCTGAAGATGCTATGAGAGATCAACCAGAAATTATGattgggttgtcaccaatatatgGATGATACTCATTTCTCATTCTTGCAATGGATCTCtaggaggctgtggaaactgtgaaccaggatctggagacagttttgggatggatgagggttaataaactgaaacttaatcctatCAAGATAAAGGTGCCACCGGTGGGCAGAAGGATTGACCCAGGAATTGAGGTACCTTCTGTCCTGGATGGTGTTACACTCCCCCTagaggagcaggttcatagcttgtaGGTTCTGCTGGACCGGAGCTTCCTGTTTGATGGACAGTGGCAGCCAAGTCCAGGAGTagcttttaccagcttcaactggctTACCAGTTGCAGCCTTGCTACTGTGGTGCATAGCCTGATAATGTGTAGATTGGGCTATGGCAATGCAAGCCAAAAGCTTCAATTAGTACAGAATGTgcagccagaatgctgactggatCACCCCAATCTTGTTCCACCTATACTGACTCCcaagtttgcttctgggcccaattcaaggtactggtattGCCCTTTAAATCCCTTTATGGCCAGtgtaccttaaggactgcctacttATGAACATACCCAACCATTTTGGTCATCTTGGGGCAGCACTATGTTGagtggaaagacagcataaaaatgttttaaataaaattaattaaataatcctTGGAACTGAATATCACACCCAGCTTTTGAAATGTATAGTAAGTAAGTTCCATTGCCTAAGCCACATTTTCTAGTTAGCTAAATTCACTATGGGCAAAATCCAGTTGAAGATCATCAGATTTAAGACTTGTTAACCTACTTTTAAGTTTTTTAACGTGAAAATTAAAAACTGAAAGTTCAGCACTTTTAAGACATGTGTATCTCTTCCTTTGAAATCTGAGGTGCCGGAAAGTGCTGAGGTTTGGCTGGATATTGCTCCATTTGTCTTACCATGTCTGTGCAATCTTACATTCATGCTATTAAGTATATCTTTTGCCCTTTGACTTccattttaaaatggctgtaaaatGGATTGTGAATGTTAGCTTATTGCTATGTTTTATGTAACACACCCCTTGCTCTAAAGTTGGAACACAACATTGTGAAAGCCTCAGGGCTGCTGTCACCAATTACATCCCTGTGTCATTCTTCTTCTGTGATGTTCTACCCATCCTGTTGTGTCTTTCCCCGCTACATGATTGGcttgttttttggggaggggggatatggaACACAATGACATCAGGACAAAGGACAGCTACACTTTAGGGACCTTTAGCTGCACATTTAGGGAGAAATGACACCTGTGGCAAAATTCCCATAGGTTTCTCTGCAggtgaaaagggaaggagggggtcTCCTTTGATGGCCCAAAAGACTCTGCTGGGGATCAAGGGACCTCCATGGACAAAAGTCAGGTGGAAAAGGGGTTGTAGAAAGGAGGGGGGTTAGGTGACATTGGCTGGAAAAGGGACGGGTCCTCTCAGACCACCTGAAACACGTATAGGGGATATCTTGGGACCTGCATTGACAAAAGCCATGCGGGCTGTAGTAAGGAAAATTGGCCAAGATCAAGTGGGAAAGCTGGCTGGAAGTCTCTTGTAATGTCTCGGTCCTTCCTACAAATACGACTAGCTGAGCATTTTGTATTTTCCCGTCATATTTTATCATAGAAAACACAATtatgatgttttaaatatattaaatgtGAGATATGGCGGCTGGATCAGATGGAGTTATTTTTGTCTTGTGTTGCTGTTTTAAAGGTCCTGGTTTCGGTGCCCGTGAATGCCAACATGCAACCAGTAAGAGAAGAAGCCTGCTGCATCTCTGAAGGAATGTTCCACAGGGTGTAATGTGGGTTCCCCCTAGTGGAAAGAAGTGGAAATAGTTCTTTAAATTTATCAGTCTAAACCATGGATGTGTACACCACACCAACCACTTATCACCAGAACAAAGTGTTGGACCATGTGATAAAACTCCATTACGACTACGTTGGAAAGGGCGACCGCGTAAATCAGGCAAAGGGCATAGACCTAACTACTATTGCACTTCTAATAATCTGTAGCTTCATCATCCTGGAGAACTTGATGGTGTTGATTGCCATATGGAAAAACCACAAGTTTCACAACCGTATGTACTTCTTCATTGGCAATCTAGCCCTCTGTGACCTGCTGGCTGGAATTGTTTACAAAGTGAACATCTTGATGTCAGGGAGCAATACCATGAGTCTTACACACAAGATGTGGTTTGTCCGGGAAGGCAGCATGTTCGTGGCTCTAGGAGCATCTACTTTCAGCTTGTTAGCCATCGCTATCGAAAGACATTTGACCATGATCAAAATGAGGCCATATGATGCTAATAAAAAGTACAGGGTCTTCTTGCTTATTGGAACATGCTGGTTTATCTCGGTCTCCTTGGGTGCCTTTCCAATCCTTGGTTGGAACTGCATTGACAATTTACCAGACTGTTCCACTGTTTTGCCGCTCTATTCTAAGAAGTATGTAGCATTTTGCATCAGCATCTTCATTGCCATTCTGGTGGCTATCGTCATCCTTTATGCACGCATTTACATCTTGGTAAAGTCCAGTAGCCGTAATGTCACAAATCACAGCAACTCGGAGAGGTCCATGGCCTTGCTTAGGACAGTTGTGATCGTTGTCGGAGTTTTCATTGCCTGTTGGTTGCCGCTGTTTGTTCTACTGCTGATTGATGTGGCCTGCAAAACCAGGTATCCCATTTTATACAAAGAAGATGGTTTCATTGCCTTGGCTGTCCTGAATTCAGCAATGAATCCCATCATCTACACTCTGGCAAGTAAGGAAATGCGTCGGGCTTTCTTCCGCCTTGTTTGTGGCTGCCTGGTGAGGGCCAATGTCACGTCTTTGCCTATCCAGCCCACACCGGATCAGAGTCGAAGCAAATCCAGTAGTAGCAGCAACACCCAAAAGCCAAAAGATGACTTTCCACAAACTAAAATCTCTTCGTATACACTTGAAAAAAACGAGTCTTCATTTCAGAACGGAATTTTTTGTAAGTGAAGCTGGATAACTCTGCAAACCAAGGATTCTTGTGTGGCTCTTTAGAGCCAAATAGAAGCACAATTAGTGGGGTTTCTTGCTTTTCAGTTATAAAGAAAATGATAACTGGGAATGCCTGTTTTTTCTTAGCACAAACCATTTTGGACCAGGTTTAGTTCCCCGAGAGAA includes:
- the S1PR3 gene encoding sphingosine 1-phosphate receptor 3; the protein is MDVYTTPTTYHQNKVLDHVIKLHYDYVGKGDRVNQAKGIDLTTIALLIICSFIILENLMVLIAIWKNHKFHNRMYFFIGNLALCDLLAGIVYKVNILMSGSNTMSLTHKMWFVREGSMFVALGASTFSLLAIAIERHLTMIKMRPYDANKKYRVFLLIGTCWFISVSLGAFPILGWNCIDNLPDCSTVLPLYSKKYVAFCISIFIAILVAIVILYARIYILVKSSSRNVTNHSNSERSMALLRTVVIVVGVFIACWLPLFVLLLIDVACKTRYPILYKEDGFIALAVLNSAMNPIIYTLASKEMRRAFFRLVCGCLVRANVTSLPIQPTPDQSRSKSSSSSNTQKPKDDFPQTKISSYTLEKNESSFQNGIFCK